In a genomic window of Pedobacter sp. KBS0701:
- a CDS encoding 16S rRNA (uracil(1498)-N(3))-methyltransferase produces the protein MHIFYTPDITQNTYTLNEEESKHCVRVLRLTTGSIVNLVDGKGGFYTAEITSDNPKKVSLTILKIETEFHKRNHYLHIAVAPTKNIDRIEWFLEKATELGIDEITPIITDRSERRVVKEDRLNKVITSAVKQSIKAYHPKLNDAIAFDAFLKEPFEGNKLIAHCIDNGEKQYISKLVAPYQKYLVLIGPEGDFTPDEVNLALNKGFKALTLGDNRLRTETAALSVCFEINYLNR, from the coding sequence ATGCATATTTTTTATACACCAGATATAACCCAAAATACTTACACACTAAACGAAGAAGAGAGCAAACATTGCGTTAGGGTGCTTCGGCTTACTACCGGCTCAATTGTTAATTTAGTTGATGGTAAAGGTGGCTTTTACACTGCTGAAATCACTTCCGATAATCCAAAAAAGGTTTCTTTAACCATTTTAAAAATAGAAACGGAGTTTCATAAAAGAAATCATTACTTACACATTGCTGTTGCACCGACTAAAAATATCGACCGTATCGAATGGTTTTTAGAAAAAGCTACAGAATTGGGCATTGATGAGATTACTCCAATAATTACCGATCGATCGGAACGTAGGGTGGTTAAAGAAGACCGTCTTAATAAAGTAATCACTTCTGCCGTAAAACAGTCCATTAAAGCTTATCACCCCAAATTAAATGACGCCATTGCTTTTGATGCTTTTTTAAAAGAACCATTTGAAGGCAATAAATTAATTGCACATTGTATCGATAACGGAGAAAAACAATATATTTCCAAACTTGTAGCTCCATATCAAAAATATTTAGTTCTTATTGGTCCCGAAGGAGATTTCACGCCGGATGAAGTTAATTTAGCTTTGAACAAAGGTTTTAAAGCATTAACTTTAGGTGATAACAGATTACGCACAGAAACTGCTGCTTTATCTGTTTGTTTTGAAATCAATTACCTTAACCGTTAG
- a CDS encoding DUF4159 domain-containing protein translates to MLFAFIPPTYRMAKLKYSGGGDWYADRTALPNLIAYCNANLKTNFYADESIVEVGSKEIFNFPFIYMTGHGNVVFSDQEIKNLRQYLTGGGFLHIDDNYGLDKFIRPQMKKVFPELSFVELPANHAIYNQKFKFPGGLPKIHEHDNKRPQGFALIYKGRVVCYYTYECDLGNGWEDFGTYPEDTQETRTKALKMGANLVQYALTQ, encoded by the coding sequence ATGCTTTTCGCTTTCATTCCACCTACTTACCGCATGGCCAAATTAAAATACAGCGGTGGTGGCGATTGGTATGCAGACAGAACAGCTTTACCTAATTTAATTGCATACTGCAATGCCAATCTGAAGACTAATTTTTATGCTGACGAAAGCATAGTAGAAGTAGGCTCAAAAGAGATTTTCAATTTTCCCTTTATTTATATGACTGGCCATGGAAACGTCGTTTTTAGTGATCAGGAAATTAAAAATTTAAGGCAATACCTTACCGGCGGAGGATTTCTTCATATAGACGATAACTATGGTTTAGATAAATTTATCAGGCCACAAATGAAAAAAGTATTTCCAGAGCTTAGTTTTGTTGAATTGCCAGCGAACCACGCAATCTATAATCAGAAGTTTAAGTTTCCTGGAGGCTTGCCAAAAATCCACGAGCATGATAATAAACGTCCGCAGGGATTTGCTTTGATTTACAAGGGAAGAGTAGTTTGTTATTACACCTACGAGTGCGATTTGGGCAACGGTTGGGAAGATTTTGGTACTTATCCTGAAGATACTCAGGAAACGAGGACAAAAGCACTTAAAATGGGCGCTAATTTAGTTCAGTATGCTTTAACTCAATAA